The following are encoded in a window of Bradyrhizobium guangdongense genomic DNA:
- a CDS encoding FAD binding domain-containing protein → MYQTTYHRASSVDEAASLFGKSSEAKFLSGGQTLLPVMKQRLASPSDVIDLGKIKELIGVEASGDTLTVKAATPHYDVATSEAAKKAIPALAYLASLIGDPAVRYRGTIGGSIANNDPAADYPAALLALGATVKTNKRSIAAEDFFKGLFTTALEDGEIITAVSFPVPAKAGYAKMRHPASRFALTAVFVAQTKSGEIRVAATGASQSGVMRVGAIEAALKANWSPSALDSVSIPASGMLADIHGTAEYRANLVKVMAQRAVAAAS, encoded by the coding sequence ATGTACCAGACCACCTATCATCGCGCTTCCTCGGTCGACGAAGCCGCCAGCCTGTTCGGCAAGAGCAGCGAGGCGAAATTCCTCTCCGGTGGCCAGACGCTGCTGCCGGTGATGAAGCAGCGACTCGCCAGTCCTTCCGATGTGATCGACCTCGGCAAGATCAAGGAGCTGATCGGCGTCGAAGCGTCAGGCGATACGCTGACCGTCAAGGCGGCGACGCCGCATTACGACGTCGCCACCAGCGAGGCCGCAAAGAAGGCGATCCCCGCGCTCGCCTATCTGGCCTCGCTGATCGGCGATCCTGCCGTGCGCTATCGCGGCACGATCGGCGGCTCGATCGCCAACAACGATCCCGCCGCAGACTATCCGGCCGCGCTGCTCGCGCTCGGCGCCACCGTGAAGACCAACAAGCGGTCGATTGCGGCGGAGGATTTCTTCAAGGGCCTGTTCACCACGGCGCTTGAAGACGGCGAGATCATCACGGCCGTGTCGTTCCCCGTGCCCGCGAAGGCGGGCTACGCCAAGATGCGGCATCCGGCCTCGCGCTTTGCGCTGACCGCCGTCTTCGTCGCCCAGACGAAGTCGGGCGAGATCCGCGTGGCCGCGACCGGCGCGTCGCAGAGCGGGGTGATGCGGGTCGGCGCCATCGAAGCGGCGCTGAAGGCGAACTGGTCGCCGTCGGCGCTCGACAGCGTCAGCATTCCCGCCAGCGGAATGCTCGCCGACATCC
- a CDS encoding xanthine dehydrogenase family protein molybdopterin-binding subunit, producing MGVEGIGARVVRKEDKRFITGKGRYVDDIKLVGMSHAHFVRSPHAHAKVKKIDSSAALKMPGVVAVLTGQQLVDDKVGNLICGWAITSKDGSPMKMGAWPAMAPETVRFVGQAVAVVIADSKNLARDAAEAVVVDYEELPAVADVHAAIKSGAPQLHPEAPGNQVYDWVIGDEGATDAAFAKAANVVKLDVTNNRLAPNAMEPRAAIADYDAAEEHFTLYTTSQNPHVARLVLSAFYNIAPEHKLRVIAPDVGGGFGSKIFIYPEEMVALWASKKVGRPVKWTGDRTEAFLTDAHGRDHVTHAEMAFDANNKITGLKVKTYANFGAYMSLFSSSVPTYLYATLLSGQYNIPAIHAEVIGVYTNTTPVDAYRGAGRPEASYLIERLMETAARQLKVDPAQLRRTNFITQFPHQTPVIMAYDTGDFNASLDAAMKAIDYAGFPARKAKAKADGKLRGIGVSCYIEACGIAPSKAVGSLGAGVGLWESAEVRVNPVGTIEILTGSHSHGQGHETTFCQLVADRLGIPISQVSIVHGDTDKVQFGMGTYGSRSAAVGLTAILKAMEKMESKAKKIAAHALEASEADIVIENGEFKVTGTDKAIALPMVALAAYTAHNLPDGMEPGLKESAFYDPTNFTFPAGAYICELEVDPGTGKTSFVNFVAADDFGRLINPMIVEGQVHGGLVQGIGQALLEHAVYDANGQPVTASFMDYAMPRADDVPSFNLSHTTTLCPGNPLGIKGCGEAGAIGASAAVINAITDAIGKNNLEMPATPDRVWRTIHAA from the coding sequence ATGGGTGTTGAAGGCATCGGCGCGCGAGTCGTGCGCAAGGAAGACAAGCGTTTCATTACCGGCAAGGGCCGGTACGTCGACGACATCAAATTGGTGGGCATGAGCCACGCTCACTTCGTCCGCAGCCCGCACGCGCACGCCAAGGTGAAGAAGATCGATTCCTCCGCTGCGCTGAAAATGCCGGGCGTCGTCGCGGTTCTCACCGGCCAGCAGCTGGTCGACGACAAGGTCGGCAATCTCATCTGCGGCTGGGCCATCACCTCCAAGGACGGCAGCCCGATGAAGATGGGCGCATGGCCGGCCATGGCGCCGGAGACGGTGCGCTTCGTCGGTCAGGCCGTCGCGGTCGTGATCGCCGACAGCAAGAATCTGGCGCGCGACGCGGCCGAAGCCGTCGTCGTGGACTATGAAGAGCTTCCGGCCGTCGCCGACGTTCACGCCGCGATCAAATCCGGCGCACCGCAGCTTCACCCCGAAGCCCCCGGCAACCAGGTCTATGACTGGGTGATCGGCGACGAGGGCGCGACCGATGCCGCCTTCGCCAAGGCTGCCAATGTCGTCAAGCTCGACGTCACCAACAACCGCCTGGCCCCGAACGCGATGGAGCCGCGCGCGGCGATCGCCGATTACGATGCGGCGGAGGAGCACTTCACGCTCTACACCACCTCGCAGAACCCGCACGTCGCCCGCCTCGTGCTGTCGGCGTTCTACAATATCGCCCCCGAGCACAAGCTGCGCGTGATCGCCCCCGACGTCGGCGGCGGCTTCGGCTCGAAGATCTTCATCTATCCCGAAGAGATGGTGGCGCTGTGGGCCTCGAAGAAGGTCGGCCGTCCCGTGAAGTGGACCGGCGACCGCACCGAGGCCTTCCTCACCGACGCGCATGGCCGCGACCACGTCACCCACGCCGAGATGGCGTTCGACGCCAACAACAAGATCACCGGCCTGAAGGTGAAGACCTACGCCAATTTCGGCGCCTACATGTCGCTGTTCTCGTCCTCGGTGCCGACCTATCTCTACGCGACGCTGCTGTCGGGCCAGTACAACATCCCGGCGATCCATGCCGAGGTGATCGGCGTCTACACCAACACCACGCCGGTTGACGCCTATCGCGGCGCAGGTCGCCCGGAGGCGAGCTACCTGATCGAACGTCTGATGGAGACGGCGGCGCGGCAGCTCAAGGTCGATCCGGCCCAGCTGCGCCGGACCAACTTCATCACCCAGTTCCCGCACCAGACGCCTGTGATCATGGCTTATGACACCGGCGACTTTAATGCCTCGCTCGATGCCGCGATGAAGGCGATCGACTATGCCGGCTTCCCCGCCCGCAAGGCCAAGGCGAAAGCCGACGGCAAGCTGCGCGGCATCGGCGTATCCTGCTACATCGAAGCCTGCGGCATCGCGCCGTCCAAGGCGGTCGGGAGCCTGGGCGCCGGCGTCGGCCTGTGGGAATCGGCCGAGGTGCGCGTCAACCCGGTCGGCACCATCGAGATCCTCACCGGCTCGCACAGCCACGGCCAGGGTCACGAGACGACGTTCTGCCAGCTGGTTGCGGATCGCCTCGGGATTCCGATCAGCCAGGTCTCGATCGTCCATGGCGACACCGACAAGGTTCAGTTCGGCATGGGCACCTACGGCTCGCGCTCGGCGGCCGTCGGTCTCACCGCGATCCTGAAGGCGATGGAGAAGATGGAATCCAAGGCCAAGAAGATCGCCGCGCATGCGCTCGAGGCCTCGGAAGCCGACATCGTCATCGAGAACGGCGAGTTCAAGGTGACGGGCACCGACAAGGCGATTGCGCTACCGATGGTCGCGCTCGCGGCCTACACCGCACACAATCTGCCTGATGGGATGGAGCCGGGCCTGAAGGAAAGCGCCTTCTACGACCCGACCAACTTCACCTTCCCGGCCGGCGCCTATATTTGCGAACTCGAGGTCGACCCCGGAACGGGCAAGACCTCCTTCGTCAACTTCGTCGCGGCCGACGATTTCGGCCGGCTGATCAACCCGATGATCGTCGAGGGCCAGGTCCATGGCGGCCTTGTTCAAGGCATCGGCCAGGCACTGCTCGAGCATGCGGTCTACGATGCCAACGGCCAGCCGGTCACGGCCTCGTTCATGGACTACGCCATGCCGCGCGCCGACGACGTGCCCTCCTTCAACCTCTCCCACACCACGACGCTGTGCCCGGGCAATCCGCTGGGCATCAAGGGTTGCGGTGAGGCCGGCGCGATCGGCGCCTCCGCGGCCGTGATCAACGCGATCACGGATGCGATCGGCAAGAACAATCTGGAAATGCCCGCAACCCCCGACCGGGTGTGGCGCACGATCCACGCGGCTTAA
- a CDS encoding (2Fe-2S)-binding protein, producing the protein MSTVKLTVNGKAVAVDVEDRTLLVHVLRDHLNLTGTHVGCDTSQCGACVVHVDGRAVKSCTMLAGQADGANVTTIEGIAKGDELHPMQAAFRDNHGLQCGYCTPGMIMSAIDIVQRHGGQLDEATVRHELEGNICRCTGYHNIVKAVLDAAGRMKVSQAAE; encoded by the coding sequence GTGTCTACAGTCAAACTGACGGTGAACGGCAAGGCCGTTGCCGTCGATGTCGAGGACCGCACGCTGCTGGTCCACGTCTTGCGCGATCACCTCAACCTCACCGGAACGCATGTCGGCTGCGACACCAGCCAGTGCGGCGCCTGCGTCGTGCATGTGGACGGCAGGGCGGTGAAATCCTGCACCATGCTGGCAGGCCAGGCTGACGGCGCCAACGTCACCACCATCGAAGGCATCGCCAAGGGAGACGAGCTGCATCCGATGCAGGCCGCCTTCCGCGACAATCACGGCCTGCAGTGCGGCTATTGCACCCCAGGCATGATCATGTCGGCGATCGACATCGTGCAGCGCCATGGTGGCCAGCTCGACGAGGCGACCGTCCGTCACGAGCTCGAAGGCAATATCTGCCGCTGCACCGGCTATCACAACATCGTCAAGGCCGTGCTGGATGCAGCCGGACGCATGAAGGTCTCGCAGGCGGCCGAGTAA
- a CDS encoding SRPBCC family protein, protein MQMNDSQRIPASKAKVWAALNDPDILKQCIPGCQSLEMSSPTEMTATVVLKVGPVKATFGGKVTLTDIEAPTSYRIIGEGAGGVAGFAKGGATIRLEEESPDVTILHYEADAQIGGKLAQLGSRLIDSTSRKLAANFFESFAALVAPSS, encoded by the coding sequence ATGCAGATGAACGACAGCCAGCGCATCCCGGCATCGAAAGCCAAGGTGTGGGCTGCGCTCAACGATCCCGATATCCTCAAGCAGTGCATTCCCGGCTGCCAATCGCTCGAGATGTCGTCGCCGACGGAGATGACTGCGACCGTGGTGCTGAAGGTCGGGCCAGTGAAGGCGACGTTCGGCGGCAAGGTGACGCTGACCGATATCGAAGCACCCACCAGCTATCGCATCATCGGCGAAGGTGCCGGCGGCGTTGCGGGCTTCGCCAAGGGCGGCGCGACGATCAGGCTGGAAGAAGAATCTCCTGACGTCACCATCCTGCACTACGAGGCGGATGCGCAGATCGGCGGCAAGCTCGCGCAGCTCGGTTCGCGGCTGATCGATTCGACGTCGCGAAAGCTGGCCGCGAATTTCTTTGAAAGTTTTGCGGCACTGGTAGCGCCATCATCGTGA
- a CDS encoding PQQ-dependent methanol/ethanol family dehydrogenase: protein MTFSKGFLAGISMIAMLAAATSIARANDSVIKAQSDQKQWAVPGHDYGNTRFSPLKQINTENAGKLTLAYSFSLASLRSNESSPIVIGDTLYVSTSWGPKYVYALDAATGKRKWTFEPEIPDDVLQYACCDVNNRGVSYADGKIFVGRLDGKLTALDAATGKALWTSKVVDYKQGSVITSPPLVVRDKVITGFGGGEYGARGSLQAFDINTGKQLWQTYTVPSPDEPGGDSWKGDSAQHGGGAAWLVGSYDPKTDTVYWGTSNPGPWNTGVRSTGDGNFGKLTNLYTASTLALDPNTGKIKWHIQTTPADAWDYDGVNEAVLADLKIGGSTVPALMKADRNGYFFVANRETGKVLSAEKYVFSNWAKKWDVNTMRAEEDPDKRPGPNHPAKDICPNLIGGKNWQPMSFNPQTGLVYIPSNNVCMDWAVSDVAYKRGVFYLGAEFPTKEGPGGFLGELMAWDPVAQKKVWSIKEDLPFNGGTLTTGGGLVFAGNLHGDFRAIDAKNGKVLWSKNLGSGIGAGPVTYEVGGKQYVAIVVGRTAAIPAFLGDIGKKMTAAAPEGGSLFVFSVQ, encoded by the coding sequence ATGACCTTTTCGAAGGGCTTCCTGGCTGGCATTTCGATGATTGCCATGCTGGCCGCCGCAACATCCATCGCTCGCGCCAACGACTCCGTGATCAAGGCGCAATCCGATCAGAAGCAGTGGGCCGTCCCCGGTCACGACTACGGCAACACGCGCTTCAGCCCGCTCAAGCAGATCAACACCGAGAATGCCGGCAAGCTGACGCTCGCTTATTCGTTCTCGCTGGCCTCGCTGCGTTCGAACGAATCATCACCGATCGTGATCGGCGACACGCTCTACGTCTCGACCTCCTGGGGTCCGAAATACGTCTATGCGCTGGATGCCGCCACGGGTAAGCGCAAATGGACCTTTGAACCGGAAATTCCCGACGACGTGCTGCAATACGCCTGTTGCGACGTCAACAACCGCGGCGTCTCCTATGCCGACGGCAAGATTTTCGTCGGCCGGCTCGACGGCAAACTGACGGCGCTCGATGCCGCGACCGGCAAGGCGCTGTGGACGTCCAAGGTCGTCGATTACAAGCAGGGCTCGGTCATCACCTCGCCGCCGCTCGTCGTGCGCGACAAGGTCATCACCGGCTTCGGCGGCGGCGAGTACGGCGCGCGTGGTTCGCTGCAGGCCTTCGACATCAACACCGGCAAGCAGCTGTGGCAGACCTACACCGTTCCCAGTCCGGACGAGCCCGGCGGCGACAGCTGGAAGGGTGACTCCGCCCAGCATGGCGGCGGCGCGGCCTGGCTGGTCGGCTCCTACGATCCGAAGACCGACACGGTCTATTGGGGCACCAGCAATCCCGGTCCGTGGAACACAGGCGTTCGTTCGACCGGCGACGGCAATTTCGGCAAACTGACCAACCTCTACACCGCCTCGACGCTGGCGCTCGATCCCAACACCGGCAAGATCAAGTGGCACATCCAGACCACGCCGGCCGATGCCTGGGACTATGACGGCGTCAACGAAGCCGTGCTCGCCGACCTCAAGATCGGCGGCAGCACGGTTCCGGCGCTGATGAAGGCGGATCGCAACGGCTACTTCTTCGTCGCCAATCGCGAGACGGGCAAGGTGCTCTCGGCCGAGAAGTACGTCTTCTCGAACTGGGCCAAGAAGTGGGACGTCAACACCATGCGTGCGGAAGAGGATCCGGACAAGCGTCCGGGCCCGAACCATCCGGCAAAGGACATCTGCCCGAACCTGATCGGCGGCAAGAACTGGCAGCCGATGTCGTTCAACCCGCAGACCGGCCTCGTCTACATCCCGTCCAACAATGTCTGCATGGACTGGGCCGTCTCGGACGTCGCCTACAAGCGCGGCGTGTTCTATCTCGGCGCCGAATTCCCGACCAAGGAAGGCCCCGGCGGCTTCCTCGGCGAACTCATGGCGTGGGATCCGGTCGCTCAGAAGAAGGTGTGGTCGATCAAGGAAGACCTGCCGTTCAACGGCGGCACACTGACCACCGGCGGCGGCCTGGTGTTCGCCGGCAACCTTCACGGCGACTTCCGCGCCATCGATGCGAAGAACGGCAAGGTGCTCTGGAGCAAGAATCTCGGCTCCGGAATCGGTGCGGGGCCGGTGACCTATGAGGTTGGCGGCAAGCAGTATGTCGCCATCGTCGTTGGTCGTACCGCCGCGATACCTGCGTTCCTGGGCGATATTGGAAAGAAGATGACGGCCGCAGCCCCCGAGGGCGGTTCTCTCTTCGTGTTCTCCGTCCAGTGA
- a CDS encoding c-type cytochrome, protein MRPNQSGTGTSRNRAISGLFACIAAASIVAASPLHAEEAEPFRLCADPTNLPFSSDNPSQPGFYVEIGQALAQALGRPIAYDWYKSYFGKRTVRVTLLGKQCDAMIGLPRSEDFMGPAVIFSSAFASEGYALVAAKGAVIGGVDGLKGKRVAVQFASTPQNLLASRDDIQKVTVLSPEEAMQALDQGKADVAFIWGPVAGWLNKTSYNDRYQIQLTEGEGLSWDAAIGFAKASTELRDRVDAVLPQLQRTIAELAVKYGLPTGQPVRFGAAQPVPAGTTTGMGTGPSVVQVANVVASEVKGDASAPNAEAVGAGKEIFNGTCAHCHGPDAVQSERKIDLRLLHHRYGEDMRDTFWKTVHEGRPSKGMPAWKEVFTDEQFDSIYSFLLTVQAESND, encoded by the coding sequence ATGCGTCCGAATCAGTCTGGCACCGGCACGAGCCGAAATCGCGCCATCTCAGGCCTGTTCGCTTGTATCGCCGCAGCGTCGATCGTTGCGGCCTCGCCACTGCATGCCGAGGAGGCGGAGCCGTTCCGTCTCTGTGCCGATCCGACCAATCTTCCGTTCTCGAGCGATAATCCGTCGCAACCGGGGTTCTATGTCGAGATCGGGCAGGCGCTGGCGCAGGCACTCGGCCGGCCGATCGCCTATGACTGGTACAAATCCTATTTCGGCAAGCGGACCGTGCGCGTCACGCTGCTCGGCAAGCAATGCGACGCCATGATCGGCCTGCCGCGCTCCGAGGATTTCATGGGACCGGCCGTGATCTTCTCCAGCGCTTTCGCCAGCGAAGGCTATGCGCTGGTGGCGGCGAAGGGAGCGGTGATCGGCGGCGTCGACGGCCTCAAGGGCAAGCGCGTCGCGGTGCAGTTCGCCAGCACGCCGCAAAACCTGCTTGCGAGCCGTGACGATATCCAGAAGGTCACGGTGCTGTCGCCCGAGGAAGCCATGCAGGCGCTTGACCAGGGCAAGGCCGATGTCGCCTTCATATGGGGACCTGTCGCCGGCTGGCTCAACAAGACCAGCTACAACGATCGCTATCAGATCCAGCTGACCGAGGGCGAAGGCCTGTCATGGGACGCCGCCATCGGCTTTGCGAAGGCATCCACCGAGCTGCGCGATCGCGTCGATGCCGTCCTGCCGCAGCTTCAGAGGACGATCGCCGAGCTCGCGGTGAAGTATGGCTTGCCGACGGGCCAGCCGGTGCGCTTCGGTGCGGCCCAGCCGGTGCCGGCGGGAACAACGACCGGGATGGGAACCGGCCCCAGTGTGGTGCAGGTCGCCAACGTGGTGGCGAGTGAGGTCAAGGGCGACGCGTCCGCACCCAACGCGGAGGCCGTCGGTGCCGGCAAGGAGATCTTCAACGGCACCTGCGCGCATTGTCATGGTCCCGATGCCGTCCAGAGCGAGCGGAAGATCGACCTCAGGCTCCTGCATCACCGCTACGGCGAGGACATGCGCGACACGTTCTGGAAGACCGTGCATGAAGGCCGGCCGTCCAAGGGCATGCCGGCCTGGAAGGAAGTGTTCACCGACGAGCAGTTCGACAGCATTTATTCCTTCCTGCTGACGGTTCAGGCGGAATCGAACGACTGA
- a CDS encoding response regulator, with product MASFLIIDDHPLFREALGNAVRLALPEARILEAMSIEDALHTLSAEQGVDLALLDLSLPDATGFSGFLRLREAYPRLPVAIVSSEEDQRVVGEALALGAAGYLPKSTSKRELARSIEGVLSGSVSVPKDFVAAPQRGRADASKALEVKLRELTPQQLRVLDLLRRGYPNRQIAQELQLAESTVKAHITEILRKLGLFSRNKAIVEIGKMDLPGPRSRLNARLDRGRAS from the coding sequence ATGGCCAGCTTCCTGATCATCGATGATCATCCGCTGTTTCGCGAGGCGCTCGGCAATGCCGTGCGGCTGGCGTTGCCGGAGGCGCGGATTCTCGAGGCGATGTCGATCGAGGATGCCTTGCACACTCTCTCGGCCGAGCAGGGCGTCGACCTCGCGCTGCTTGATCTCTCGCTGCCGGATGCGACCGGCTTCTCCGGCTTTCTCCGTCTGCGTGAGGCCTATCCGCGCCTGCCCGTCGCGATCGTTTCGAGCGAAGAGGACCAGCGCGTCGTCGGCGAGGCGCTGGCGCTCGGAGCCGCCGGCTATCTGCCGAAGTCGACGTCGAAGCGCGAGCTGGCACGATCGATCGAAGGCGTGCTCAGCGGATCGGTGTCGGTCCCGAAGGATTTTGTGGCGGCGCCGCAGCGGGGCCGGGCCGATGCCAGCAAGGCGCTCGAAGTCAAGCTGCGCGAGCTTACGCCGCAGCAGCTTCGCGTGCTCGACCTGTTGCGTCGCGGCTATCCGAACCGGCAGATTGCCCAGGAGCTTCAGCTCGCGGAATCCACGGTGAAGGCGCACATCACCGAGATCCTGCGCAAGCTCGGTCTGTTCAGCCGCAACAAGGCGATCGTCGAGATCGGCAAGATGGATCTGCCCGGCCCGCGCAGCCGGCTCAATGCGCGCCTCGATCGTGGGAGGGCGTCGTGA
- a CDS encoding response regulator translates to MRFLIVEDHPLFREALEGALQMVEPAAEILQAISIDDALEQVAAIPDIDLILLDLSMPGTTGLSGIIRVRKTFPRIPVVIVSGHQDPQIISGALSLGVSGYVLKSSSKQTLAQSIGEVLRGSVCVPAAYHGSVRAQRAAGPAEDLLKRLHDLTPQQLRVLDMLKRGLQNKQIAYELKISETTVKVHVSDILRKLNVLSRTKAIVEMSRIDFANLAAESPATRRERAQPEQP, encoded by the coding sequence ATGCGATTTCTGATTGTCGAGGACCATCCGTTGTTTCGCGAGGCGCTCGAAGGTGCGCTTCAGATGGTGGAGCCTGCGGCCGAGATCCTCCAGGCGATTTCGATCGACGACGCGCTCGAGCAGGTCGCCGCGATCCCGGACATCGACCTCATCCTGCTCGATCTGTCGATGCCCGGCACGACGGGCCTTTCAGGCATCATTCGCGTCCGCAAGACGTTTCCCAGGATTCCCGTCGTCATCGTCTCGGGCCATCAGGACCCGCAGATCATCTCCGGTGCATTGTCATTGGGCGTGTCGGGCTACGTCCTCAAATCATCGTCCAAGCAGACGTTGGCGCAGTCGATCGGCGAGGTGCTGCGCGGCTCGGTCTGTGTTCCCGCCGCCTATCACGGGTCGGTCCGCGCGCAGCGTGCGGCCGGTCCGGCGGAGGATCTCCTGAAACGTCTGCACGATTTGACGCCGCAGCAATTGCGCGTGCTCGACATGCTCAAGCGGGGCCTGCAGAACAAGCAGATCGCCTATGAGCTGAAGATTTCGGAGACCACGGTGAAGGTCCACGTCTCCGATATCTTGCGCAAGCTCAACGTGCTGAGCCGCACCAAGGCGATCGTCGAAATGTCCAGGATCGACTTCGCGAATCTGGCCGCCGAGAGCCCCGCGACGCGGCGCGAGCGGGCTCAGCCGGAGCAGCCGTGA
- a CDS encoding hybrid sensor histidine kinase/response regulator — MSQSSDTMDQLQREAAKLRKINAALMSRVERSMDQQLNAFSLFETAIALDHKVRDRTHQLREALHSVERANEGLYRAKQQAEAASSLKSSVLISVTHDLLQPLNAARLTLSALTEMMESQEAGLLIDQADRSLLMLEDLLRSLLEIAKLDAGALKPDVHAIALAPLFEQLRNEFEPIAARQGLSLRIRASQLVVRSDAMMLRRILQNLLANAIRYTRSGGVVMGCRPRGDRICIQVSDTGPGIAQAQQEAIFREFQRGEASAADQAGFGLGLSIVRRFATVLGHKVRLSSQIGRGSTFSLELEPADLTEVRDEVHEVKPAEQHYGGLEGAKILLIENDPNGSEALAALLEGWGCDVATTRSTADALLRLNELGGAPDAIIADLHLDHGESGLSAIADVREHLKLDTPAMIITADYSEKAAKEASRHGLEVLKKPIRPAEMRALLSFLLS, encoded by the coding sequence ATGTCGCAGAGCTCCGATACGATGGACCAGCTGCAGCGCGAGGCCGCCAAGCTGCGGAAGATCAACGCCGCGCTGATGTCGCGCGTCGAGCGCTCGATGGACCAGCAGCTCAACGCCTTCTCCCTGTTCGAAACCGCCATCGCGCTCGACCACAAGGTTCGCGACCGGACGCATCAATTGCGCGAGGCGCTGCACTCGGTCGAGCGCGCCAATGAGGGTCTCTACCGCGCCAAGCAGCAGGCCGAGGCCGCGAGCTCGTTGAAATCCTCGGTGCTGATCTCCGTCACCCACGACCTGTTACAGCCGCTCAATGCGGCCCGCCTCACCCTGTCGGCGCTGACCGAGATGATGGAATCGCAGGAGGCGGGCCTCCTGATCGATCAGGCCGACCGCTCGCTGCTGATGCTGGAGGACCTGCTGCGCTCGCTGCTGGAGATCGCCAAGCTCGACGCCGGCGCGCTCAAGCCCGACGTCCACGCCATCGCGCTCGCACCTCTGTTCGAGCAGCTCCGCAACGAGTTCGAGCCGATCGCGGCGCGGCAAGGCCTGTCCCTGCGTATCCGCGCCTCGCAGCTGGTGGTGAGGTCGGATGCGATGATGTTGCGACGGATCCTGCAAAACCTGCTGGCCAATGCCATCCGCTACACCCGCAGCGGTGGCGTCGTGATGGGGTGCCGGCCGAGGGGAGACCGCATCTGCATTCAGGTCTCCGACACCGGGCCGGGAATCGCGCAGGCGCAGCAGGAGGCGATCTTCCGCGAATTCCAGCGCGGCGAGGCCAGCGCCGCCGACCAGGCCGGTTTCGGGCTGGGCCTCTCCATCGTCCGGCGTTTCGCAACCGTGCTCGGACACAAGGTGCGGCTGTCCTCGCAGATCGGCAGGGGCTCGACCTTCTCCCTGGAACTGGAGCCGGCGGACCTCACTGAAGTCCGCGACGAGGTGCACGAGGTCAAGCCGGCCGAGCAGCATTATGGTGGCCTCGAGGGCGCCAAGATCCTGCTGATCGAGAACGATCCGAACGGCTCGGAAGCCTTGGCCGCCCTGCTGGAGGGATGGGGCTGCGACGTCGCGACCACGCGATCGACCGCGGACGCGTTGTTGCGCCTCAATGAGCTCGGCGGCGCGCCCGACGCAATCATCGCCGATCTCCACCTCGACCATGGCGAGAGCGGCCTATCGGCGATCGCCGATGTCCGAGAGCATCTGAAGCTCGATACGCCGGCCATGATCATCACCGCCGATTACTCCGAGAAGGCGGCGAAGGAAGCGAGCCGTCACGGCCTCGAAGTGCTGAAGAAGCCGATCAGGCCCGCCGAGATGCGCGCGCTGCTGTCGTTCCTGCTGAGCTGA